From Gammaproteobacteria bacterium:
AACGGGTACGCATGCACAATCAAAGCCTGTCCTTTGTGCTGCTTGCTCAGGGCATTCCATTTATTCATATGGGCTCTGAGTTATTACGATCAAAATCCTTTTTACGCGACAGTTACGATTACGCAGACTGGTTCAATCGTGTCGATTTCTCCATGCAAGATAATTTTTATCACATTGGTTTACCACCAGCGGAAAAAGATCAAGTTAACTGGCCGCTTATCCGCAACATAATACAAAAAAATCAGGGCAAGGATCAGGTGGGGTCAAAGGAAATCAAATTCAGTTATGGGATTTTTAAGGAGTTTCTGGCGATTCGTGCTGGTATGCCGCATTTCCGTTTAAGCACGTCAGACCAGATTTTGGAAAAAGTGCAGTTTCATAACACCGGTGAAAAGCAACAGAAGGGGCTGATCGTGATGAGCATCACTGGCGAAAATGAAAATGTTCTGGTTATTTTCAATTTCAGTAACAAGTCACAATTTTTCTCATTTAAGAATTCAAACAATTATCACTTGCACCCTGTACAAATAACAGGAATCGACAAGGTGGTCAAACAGAGCTTCGCCAGTTCCCATGGGTTTACAGTGCCAGGCTTGACGACTGCGGTTTTTGTGACTGATTAAACCTATTACATTCCATATTTCTTTATAATCGCCTAGATTATTGATTCCATTTGGGTGACTATGTCCGGCCTGATACAGATCTTCGACAACAAAAAGTTTGTGCTTTCCAATTCCCGCATCAGTTATATGATGCAGGTGAACGAGGAAGGCATTCTCGAGCATTTGCATTTTGGTGGCGCGATCACACATCCCGAATATTTTCAGTCGCAACATAAACGCGTACTGCGTTCCTTGTCGCCCGAGTTCCAGGGCATGCCGCAATTCAGTTTGTACGATCTGCCACAAGAATACCCCTTGTTTGGCAGCTCGGATTACCGGCAACCGGCCCTGCATGCACGTAATGCTCAGGGCAATTCTATATTCGACCTGCGCTACAAGGCGCATCGGATCCTGGATAACAAAATGCCGCTGGACGGATTGCCTTCAGCGCGTGATGGTGATTGTGCATCACTGGAGATCGAGTTATACGACGAGCTGCAAAAACTTTCGGTGTTGTTGTATTACACGATATATGCCGACTTTGATGTCATCACGCGTTCCGCGAAAATTGTAAACCAGTCCGCAAATAGCATAAACCTGGAACAGGCGATGAGCACCTGTCTGGACTTGCCACAGCAAGACTATGAGCTTTTGCATTTCGGAGGCAGTTGGGCGCGCGAGTTCGACGCCAAACGTCATGAACTCCCTTACGGGCGTTTCACGATAGAGTCCGCGCGTGGCACCAGCAGTGCGCAGCATCATCCCTTCATGGCGGTACTGGAACCGGGTGCATCAGAAACCTGGGGTCGGGTGATCGGGACGGCTTTGATGTATTCAGGAAATTTCTCCATCACGCTTGAACGCAACGAATTCAAGGATGTGCGATTGCTGGCCGGCATCAATCCGTTCAATTTTTCCTGGCAACTGGAAGCCGGACAAACTTTCACTTGTCCTGAAGTGGTGCATGTGTATTCGGGTTCGGGCCTGGACCGCATGAGTCAAAACTTACACGGTTTTATTCAAAATCAAGTCAGTCCACCGACTTTCGCCCATGCAGCACGACCTACCTATTTGAATACCTGGGAAGCGGCGTATTTTGATATCGATGAAAAAAAAGTTTTTGAATTGGCAAAATACACCCAGTCACTAGGGTTGGATATGCTGGTGGTTGACGACGGCTGGTTCGAGGGTCGCACTGATGATCGCCGCTCATTAGGCGATTGGACACCGGATAAAAAACGCTTTCCATCGGGTATCCCGGCTTTGGCTAAAAAAGTTAAAGACCTTGATCTCAAGTTTGGTATCTGGGTGGAACCTGAAATGACCAATACGGATAGTGCGCTTTATCGCGAGCATCCGGACTGGATACTGCATGTGCCCGGGCGAGAGTCATCCCTTGGGCGCAATCAACTGACTCTCGACTTTTCCCGGCCGGAAGTGGTCGAGAATATTTATCAGCAACTGGATGAGTTATTTTCCTGTGGCTTGATCGATTATGTGAAATGGGACATGAACCGAACCATGACCGAGTTGGGTTCGGCCGGACATCCAGCGTCCAGACAAGGAGAGATTGCCCATCGTTACATGTTGGGTGTGTACGATCTGGTGAATCGCTTAACCCAAAAATATCCAGATATTTTATTTGAGAATTGTGCCAGCGGCGGTAATCGGCACGATCTCGGCATGTTGCATTACATGAACCAGAGCTGGGTCAGTGATATGTCTGATCCCATCGGGCGTTTGGCGATTCAAAACGGCGCATCACACATCTTTCCACTGTCAACCTACTCTTCGTATTTGTGTCCGGTGCCCAATCATCAAAACGGACGTATCACCTCCCTGGAAACCCGCTTTAATGTCGGATTTTTTTGTGGCAATCGTGGCGTATCAATGAACTTAGAGGATGTTGCACAAGACGAATCAGCCATTAAGAATTTCATCCAACGCTATAAACACACGGCTAAGGATGCGGTGAATGGCAGTTTTCACCGGATCTTTTATACCGACAATGAGGTTTGCTGGCAGTTGATCTCGGCCGATAAGCAGACAATCTACATTGGGTATTTTTCCATTCTGACCAAGCCCAATGCAGCATTTCGCAGCGCGCTGTTGAGAGGTCTGGATCAAGACGCCTTGTATAAAAAGGGTACAAAAATCTATTCCGGATCGGCCTTGATGCAAGCCGGTTTAGACTTGCCCTTGGTCAGCACCACCCAAAACTCGGATGCATCGCCGTCGCGTTTAAGCGATAAGGAAAGAGTGGAAGTACTGGATGGCGGTGATTTTGTATCAACGATTATTGTGTTGGAAAAATCTTAATACTTTTCCAAATAATCCGCGACGGCCTGTTGTTGGCTCGCGTCCAGATGCAAAAGCAATTTACTGCGGCGCCATAAAACATCTTCCGCTTGTGTGGCCCACTCGGTCTTGATCAAGTATTGCAATTCGGCTTCGCTAAACCCGGCCCCGAAATCCCGTCCAAGTTCCTGTTTGCTTTTCGCCTTACGTAATACCTCGTCGATGCGTGAACCATAGGCCTGACAGAGTCTGAGCATTTCTTCTTTGCTAAACCAGGGATAGCGTTTGTGTTTGGTTTTAAGAAATTTCTTGATCGTCATGCCGCCAAGATCTCCGCCAGGTAAAAAGGCGTCTTCGGTCCAGTTAGACATTTCATTACCCAAAATGGGGCATAGAATTTCCATGGCGTCTTCGGCCAGGCGCCGGAAGGTGGTTATTTTGCCACCCACCACACTTAATAAGGGTGCCTGATCGTCAACATTGTCCAGGTTTAATTCGTAGTCGCGACTGACTTCCGAGGCGTCTTCATCTTCGTCTTTAAGCCCACGC
This genomic window contains:
- a CDS encoding alpha-galactosidase; the encoded protein is MSGLIQIFDNKKFVLSNSRISYMMQVNEEGILEHLHFGGAITHPEYFQSQHKRVLRSLSPEFQGMPQFSLYDLPQEYPLFGSSDYRQPALHARNAQGNSIFDLRYKAHRILDNKMPLDGLPSARDGDCASLEIELYDELQKLSVLLYYTIYADFDVITRSAKIVNQSANSINLEQAMSTCLDLPQQDYELLHFGGSWAREFDAKRHELPYGRFTIESARGTSSAQHHPFMAVLEPGASETWGRVIGTALMYSGNFSITLERNEFKDVRLLAGINPFNFSWQLEAGQTFTCPEVVHVYSGSGLDRMSQNLHGFIQNQVSPPTFAHAARPTYLNTWEAAYFDIDEKKVFELAKYTQSLGLDMLVVDDGWFEGRTDDRRSLGDWTPDKKRFPSGIPALAKKVKDLDLKFGIWVEPEMTNTDSALYREHPDWILHVPGRESSLGRNQLTLDFSRPEVVENIYQQLDELFSCGLIDYVKWDMNRTMTELGSAGHPASRQGEIAHRYMLGVYDLVNRLTQKYPDILFENCASGGNRHDLGMLHYMNQSWVSDMSDPIGRLAIQNGASHIFPLSTYSSYLCPVPNHQNGRITSLETRFNVGFFCGNRGVSMNLEDVAQDESAIKNFIQRYKHTAKDAVNGSFHRIFYTDNEVCWQLISADKQTIYIGYFSILTKPNAAFRSALLRGLDQDALYKKGTKIYSGSALMQAGLDLPLVSTTQNSDASPSRLSDKERVEVLDGGDFVSTIIVLEKS
- a CDS encoding DUF3372 domain-containing protein; this encodes MQDNFYHIGLPPAEKDQVNWPLIRNIIQKNQGKDQVGSKEIKFSYGIFKEFLAIRAGMPHFRLSTSDQILEKVQFHNTGEKQQKGLIVMSITGENENVLVIFNFSNKSQFFSFKNSNNYHLHPVQITGIDKVVKQSFASSHGFTVPGLTTAVFVTD